The following DNA comes from Winogradskyella sp. PG-2.
AAAAAACTAAAACTTTATTTAATTATTATCTTTTTTGAGATTTCACCTTTAACTGTAAGAAGTTTTATAATATAAATTCCAGTGCTAAGCTTTGGCATATTATATTCATCATAGGTGTTTGATCTCATTTTTTTATTGCTGTAAATTGATTGCCCGTTAATATTAAAAAGTTGAAGTTCTTTTAACTCAATTGATTTAGGATTTAGAATCACTACATTATTTCTATTAACTGCATGAAAGAATTTTAAATCCTCAATTCCAATTTCATTATTAGATAAGGTTTCAGGCACCTTGAATGTCATAGCAAATCGATTTAAATAATTACCTGCATTTAAATCTATTTGGTAGCTTGATTGTCTTAAATTATGATAAATATCTAATACATTGTCATGTAAATAAATACTCAAATCGTCGGGTATATTCTCTAAATCATCAATTATAATTTCATTAATTCCATTTTGTGCTGTGTGAAGACCAATTGGTATAACAGTGTTCTCATCTATTGATCCATAACCTTGAATTGAAAATTTCTCACCTTCAATCATCCAATACATATCATCTATAAGATCATCAAAAATAATAGCATCGAATCCTCTATCTATAGATGATGTAGCGTATTGTTCGTCTATAGTTAATAATATTTGTCTGTGTATAGTGCCCACGGAGTTAAAGCCTAATCTAAACTTCATCCTAATATCATCTTGAGTTACATCCAAGGTGTTATTAGTTTGAGTAGATCTTGTAAACACTGAATTACTACTTCCTTCTTTTACAAAAATACGTTGATTATTACTAAATTTCAACGTCCCTGTGTTATCACCAATGACAAAGAAACCTTGGCCTACTGGTATATATCGTCCTGGTAATTTGGTTGGTGATCCACCAGTAGCTACGTCTGGGTCATTCGTTCCGTAAGATGGAGCAGCTACAGCACCAGAGAAATTGTAAATTGCATAGCCTCCTTGATATTCAGATAAAATATGTGAACCTCCTCCCCAATGCTCCCAGAAATATAAGGTACCACTTATTAAAGGTGTTGTGTCTGCAGGTGATTCAGGATCAGTTACATTAGGATCATAATTTAAAATACCACCATTGTCAATAATAAATTGTTGTGCATCTATTGCAGATGGATATGGGTTTCCGACTAAATAGCTATTGCCAGCGCTTAGTGTTAACTCAATATCACCATTATTTGGTTTACCAACAAACGTATAGTTTTGGTTATCTAATATGGCTCCTGTTCCAGGCCCTTTCATTGTATAACCTTCTCCCGCACTTAAAGTACCTATACTTTGAACATGTTGCCACGAGGCATAGTCGTCATTTTGATAATTATCAAATTTCCAGATCCAATATTTTGCTATTCCGATAGGACTGGAATTTGTTCCGTCATAGCCAGAAACAAAATTGATTGACTGAGGATTTTCGGGATTTGTACCATCCATTAAAACACTCCTTAATGAATAATCATTATTATTACTTGAATTGTTGGTTATACCAACCGGTGAAGACCAGTAATTATAGGTGTATGTATCTGAAGTGCCTTGTTGATCGCGTTCAATCTTACCTTTACTAGTAGGGTCTAGCATACTATCATCTCCTTGTATGAGTTGTGATTCTCCTTCTAAATCGATAAAACCATCTAGTTTTAGATACCATGATATATTTAATTCTGAATCATCAGTGATATGATATTCAATTGGGTTAGATGAAGAGTCTTCTTCATCAATAAATAAACCTAAATGTCTTTGAGTATTGTTAAAAGTGATATCATCATGCTGTACATGAACTATGGACCAATCATAATTTACAGCATCATTTCCGTTAACTCCGTCTTCAGTCTTACTTATGGCAATTGCTAAATCTGTATTACCTTGTTGTGAGATGAATGGCATAGGAGCAGATTGGTAAGTAATGGTTTTAATATTATATAATTTGGCCCCAGAATCAATATCAACAGTTGGTGTTGTGAGGTCGTCAGTAATATCTCCTTTAAATCCGTCTAAGCGGTAATATCTTATAAGATTAGACCATGATAATGTTGAAATATCTCGAGGTATTATAGACCCCTTTATGTTACCATTATTTTCTATCTCTTGATAAACTATTTTTTGTAATTCATCCTCAGTTAATGCTTTATCGAATAATCTTACCTCGTCAATATAACCTTTAAAAAAATATTCCGAATTATTAGCGCTTCGGCTAATTGTAAATAAACTATTTTCTGTATTTAGAGCTCCAGTTTTAGACTTTTCTACTATTTCTTCACCATTTATATACAGAACAATAGATCCATCAGAGGCACTATATGTAGCAGCAATGTGAATCCATTGATTCGTAGCTAGAGAAGCACTATTAGTAAGTGTAGTACCGCTTGCAAATAAATAAAGTTGATTACTATTATTTAAACGTAAGTAAAAATTTTCTTGCCCAAATAAGACTTTAGTACCAGATGCCGATGGATCTATTTTTATCCATCCCATCAATGAAATTTCGGACCATCCACTTGAAATTGAAACATCCTGGACATAATCGTTACGACCATCAAAAAATAATTGAAGTTTATGATCAATGTTTCTTGGTGATCCAAAAACAGACTCATCTGTATCAAATAGGTCTAATATACCATCTCTATCTACATCATTTGTGTCATCTATCTTACCATCATTATTAGTGTCAAGATTTGCATATAAAGTATTAGATATATCATAAGTACTATTGCTATTATTATATATATCTATATAGTCTGGTTTACCATCGTTGTCTGAATCTAAAAGAAAGTAAGTATATTCATTACCTTGATTAGAATTTCCATATGCAGTAGCTATAGTACTTCCATTAAAATAATCAAATATATCTAAAATACCGTCAGTAAAATATTCTGAGTTTCCATCCGAGTTGAAATCTTTTTCTCTCACAGCATCTGTATCAAGTCCATCACCAACACCATCACCATCTATATCACCATCACCATTTTCATAATTTGAGTCAGCAGTATTTCCAGCACCAGATTCATCTACATCAAAAATTGTGTCATTATCACTATCTAAGTCAATAAAATTGGGAGTTCCATCATCGTCCGAATCTAATATTGTTAAACCTTCGAAGGCATCATGCATACCATTTCCATTAGAATCATAGAAGGTGTCAATCTTACCTTTACCATTACTTACTGAACCAAATCCAGCCTCAACAATATCTGGAATACCATCATTATCACTATCTAAATCAAAAACATCTGCGACACCATCGCTATCGGTATCACAAAGAGTTTGAGTAATATCTATATCATCTATAGCTAAATCATTTCCAGCACCACCAGTTTGATTATTATAGAAGTATACATTAAATTCACTAACAGGGAATATTAGGTCTGCCGTAAAATTATACCAATCTCCAGTAGTTTTCTCGGCTGTAGTTGGAGCAATGTCACCAGTTGTTATTGAGGCTAATATATTATCATCTACATCTCTAAACTCTACAAGAATATTGGGTCTCAATCGTGTTGCTATTCCGGGTGCGTCAGATGTATCCAGATTAATCACCCAAAAACTATAGGTCACTGGAATATTAGGTAAGGCACCAGTTATACTTGCAGTGTAAAAAATACCAGGTTCATATGCTGCATTAAACATTGCCATTCTACCATCGGTATCCCCAGATGTATGATCATCCCCAATATACCAATACTGATCGGCCCAAGAAGCTACTTCTTCATTTGGTGTATCGTTAATGCCATCTCCGTCAGCAGATTTATAATATACAGTATATTCTCCATCGTTAAGGTCTATACCTCCAAAAGTTGGGCAACTTGCTGTTCCATCTTCATAACAATAAGTTGTAACTGCATCATATGTTGTGTTTATTTCTGCTCGATTTCCCGTACCAAAGGTTTCATTTAAAAATTTGTAATTAGTAGTTAAAGATATGTTTGAGTTTTTACAAGCTAGTTCTTCTACAGAATCCTTTATACCATCATTATCATCATCTATATCTCTATTATCTAAAACACCATCACCATCACTATCAAAAAAGCTAACGGTAGCTTTTGCGCTAATTAAAAAATTATATGGGTTTTCGTCAGAGTCATCATTATTAATAATCACATTTGTAGTTGTTTGACCGACAGTTAAAGAATTGAATCTTATTGAAAATGTTGTTGAGCCTAAAATTGATACAGGACTAGAGTAGGTAGTACCTGTAATACTATAGTCTGTTGTATTAGATAATGTAATACTTGAAATATTTAGTGCTGCAGTACCATTATTCTCAATAGTAAATGTTCTTGTCATTGTAGTCCCAAGTGCGGCAGAACCATAATCGGTATTATCAATATTGTATGGCTCAGTGTCACCATCTACTATATCTAATGAATTACTTTGTAAATTAATTTCGGGTGAAGGCGGATAACCTATAATAGTGACATTATCTATAAATAAGTCATTATTATCGTTATTAGCATCACATCGTATTCTAAATTTTCCTATTGTGGTAAACGAGTAATTATTTGCGTCTATTGTTATTGTTTCTGTATAATTTGTATCATTATTAAAATTAACGACATTTCTATATCTTCCAATTTCTGACCAATTTGCTCCACCATCACTTGAGTATTCAATAAAGAAATCTAAACCCCACCAAAAACTTTTAGTTCTATAATCAAACTCAATAGATGCTGAGCCATATGATGTTAGACTAATGTTATTAGTGTATATTGCTGATGAATTACCAGAATTATCTTGAAGGTTAACACCTTGGGATGAATTCAATGGGGTAGGGTTCACTAAAAAAGTATCTGAACCACCACTATTCCAATTTCCCCATCCAGAATCAAAATTATCTTGAATTAATGTGGTTTGAGAGTAAGACGAAACACTTATTATAAATAATAAACAGTTAAGAATACTATTGTAAAAAGTAGTTTTATGTGACATAAGCAGAAGTTAGATTTGGGTCTAATTATATACATAAACTTAGAAACTTTATCTAAGTTTTTAAAAACCGTGTTTTACTTTATTGTTATTTTTTAAAAATGTTCAAACTCTTCATAATCAGGTGTAAACATAATAAAAAAAAATAAAAAATCGATAAAAAGTTTAATTTTATCGACGAAATGCAATTTAAAAATAAAAAGCCCTGATTTATTCAGGGCTTCTTTTTAGGTTAAGATTTAAGATTTTGGGTAAAATTATTTAACTAAAACTTTCTTAGTTGCTACTGAACCGCTACCAGTGTATAACTTAATAATGTAAGTTCCAGTACTTAAATTCTTAACTTCATATTCAGAGTAACCGCTCTCTGAAATATCTTTAATAGTATATACAGACTGACCTAAAATATTAAATAGTTCAATCGATTTTACATCTATCAGATTAGGGTTTATTAATATTATTTTTTCTATATCATTAGAATAGAGTATATCTATATTACTAATTGAATTATCATCTATTCCTAGAGAATTATAATTAGCATCAAATGTGATTTCAAAACGTTCTTCGTATTGACCCGCGTTTAAGTATACTTCGTAATCACTTAATCTTAAGTTATGATAAAGATCTAATTCAATATCATGTACATATATTTCTAAATCATTTGGTACATTTTCTAAATCATCGATAGTGATTGTATTTATACCATCAGTATTTGTCTTTACGCCTAAAGGATATATCGACGATTCTTCAGCAATATTACTTGCTTGTATTACATAAGCTTCGTCATTTATCATCCAATACATGTCATCTATTAGATCATCGTTTGTTTTGGCATCATATGCCCAGTCTACACCTAAAGATGCTTTGCTATCAATGGTTAAGAGTAATTGTCTATGAATTGTATTTACAGAATTAAATCCTATTCTAAATTTCATTCTATAATCAATATCTACAGCATTGAAATTATTTTGAGCAGCATCACCATCTCTTACAAAGACAGAACTAGTGCTTCCCTCTTTTTGAAAAGTACGTTGACCATTATTAAACTTAATAGTGCCAGTGTTTTCACCAACAACAAAGAAACCTTGTCCTACAGGAATATAACGTCCTGGTAGTTTTGTAGGTGTTCCTCCAGTAGCCACATCTGGATCATTTGTTCCATATGACGGGGCTCCAACCGCACCAGAGAAATTATAAGTGGCATAACCTCCTTGATAATCTGTTAAATAATGAGAACCACCTCCCCAATGTTCCCAGAAGTATAGTGATCCACTAATTGTTGGAGTTAAATCTACTGCAGGATCATAATCTAACTCAGGACCATTGTCGGTAATAAATTGATCGGCGTCAATAGCTGATGCATAAGGGTTACCAACTAGATAATCATTTCCTGCGTTTATTGTGAGACTAATATCTCCATTATTTGGCTTACCTAAGTAAACATAATTTTGATCTGTTAATATAGATCCTGTTCCTGGACCTTTCATTGTAAACCCTTCACCAGCATTAATGTTACCTGTTCGTCTAACATGTTGCCATGCAGAATAATCATCGTTTGGCTGATTAGCATATTTCCATATCCAATAGTCAGCTATCCCAATAGGATTTGTAGCTGTTCCATCATAACCAGAGTTTACGAAATTGATTGAGTTTGTGCCATCATACATAATATCTTGTACAGTATAACGATAATCATTTTTAGCTATATCTGTTTCACCAACTGGTGCAGACCAGTAGTTATATGTATATGTATCCGCTGTTCCTTGTTGATCACGTTCTAAAACACCATTACCTAAGACATCTAAATCACTATCTTCTTCTTGGATTAATTGAGATTCTCCTTCAAGGTCAATTTTTCCTGTTAATTGCATATAATGAGATACTGTAATTCCGTTTCCAATATTTGAGCCTGTATCACCAGTTACTGTTAACTCATTGGCATCAATATACATGGCCAATACTTTTCTGTTATCAGCATTTGCAGATGGTAACGATGAGTTATCTAGAGTTATGTTATGAGATGTTTTAATAATATTCCAATCTACTGTTAAATTAGAATCAACAATAGATTTTGAACCGGGAATATATTGTTCATTTCCATTTACCCAAGTAGAATTAGAATCCCAATCTCCATTTTGAGTAGACTCAAAAGGTAATGGTGCAGTTTGTCTCGCAACAGTATTTAAATTTCTTAAAGCTCCTTGATTACCATTGCCAGATGCATCTTCGGTATTAGTATAGCTATAAACTGTCATAGGATAATAGCCTGCTAAATCAGTCCATGGTATAGCGCCAATATCATTTTTAGTTAATGTCGTAGGTAATTCTTTGCCCATAACTTGTCCTGAATTATCTTCAATTTCTTGATTCATAACAAATCTTAATTCATCTTCACGCAATGCTGTATTCCAAATACGAACTTCGTCTATGTTCCCCATAAAATGTTGAACTGGAGTATTTTTTCCTGCAGCACCAATATAAAAATATTCATCTGTTGCAATAGGTGCTGTTTTACTATCAGTATTATCCAATACGCCATCAATGTAGAGTGATACTGTAGAGCCATCATAAATTGCTGCAACATGATGCCACACATCATTTGGAATTCTAGTGTTTGAGGTAAGAGACTGGTCGCTTCCATTCCTCCAAAAAATTCTCAATTCATTACTATCTGTCATAGTAAAGTCAAAGCCTCGAGTAAATGCTGCATCTCTTTTAGATAAAATAGAAACTTCACCTGTATCTGCTGCATCTCGTTTTACCCAAGCAGAAATTGTAAAACCAGTAGGCTCTAAATCTAATTTGTCTTCTATATCTATATAATCAACAGATCCATCAAAATATATCGAACGCTCTGCAATTACTTGAGGTGCATAGCCAAAAGTGATATATTTTGTCCCATCAAAATCATAATCTGTTTCTAGATTTCCATTTCCGTCAGAAGTCATTAATCTATAATCTGAATTAGTATCAAATACTCCAGTTGTAGAAATAAACATATAGAAGTTACCAGGTGGTGTAAGATTTCTAATTGCATTTTCTTGCAAACGAATTTTAGCTGAAGAAATATCGCCTCCATTTTCAACTACTTTCCAAACACGTTGCATAGCTGTGAAACTTACTTCAGTCGTCAATGCAGGTGCAACACCAGAACTCATGTTTACTGTAATAGTTGTAGCTGCTAAATCTAAATCAGATCCGTTACTTCCCCACATTAAAAATTCTTTATCCCCTAACGTTGTTGGATTTGTTGATTTATTAATATTATTAGTATCATAGATATCTGTTAGACCCATAGTAAGTATACCTTGTATTCTTCCAGTTCCATCGGTTGCATTATTAATACTTCTAGATTGTTTTTGGTTTAATTCTGAAGCATCGTCTCTACCTATCCCTGCAATATCATAGTTATAACCAGAATTATCGGATTGGTTCCAGATAATAGTACCATCGCTGTCAACATAATCTTGTGAAGTCCCGTTTACACCAAGAGTAATACCATATTTAACTCCTAAATAGGATTGTATTCTATTACGTTCTTGGGTTAAGTTGGCATCATTTTTTCTAGCTGAGTAAGTAATAACTTCAGCTACTCTAGCATTTAATGAAGCTTCCCAAGCTTCAGTTCTTCCAAGCCACCATCTTGTGTCACTGGTGTTTATATATGCAGTAAGATCATTTTGAGCAGTTTCTATATTATTTGCATTATAGTATAACTCTTGTTGCGTATTAGAGCTATTATTTCTTGTATTCACAATGCCTAAGTTATCGTAACTGGATCCTGTGCCAGCTTCTGCAACTGCGTACCCATATTGAGGTATATTTGGATCATGTATACCATGGGCATAGCTGATAATTTCACCATTTAATCTACCACCAAAATAACCAAAACCAACACCTGTCAAATCAAGTGCTTCAGGTATTTGTATTTTAGAATCACCACAAAAGGCATCCATATATCCGAAAGTACTTGTAAACGGTGTATCATCTGGAATCAAAACAAGGAAAATTTCTTGGGTATAAAAACCATAATCTCCAGATAAAAACTCACCACTTGTATTGTCATGAGAATAATCAAAATCACTTCTAAAGGTTGTATAATTATTTTCAAATTGAATAACAGGATTAAAGTTTACATTTTCAGTCACATTATCGTAGTAAGTTGGTGCTTGTGCAGGTACTTGTACTCTTGCATCACTACCAAGACCTTGATCTGTCCAAGATGTAACATTTTGTCCATTTGTATTACTTAAACCATCATCTGCCTTTAGCCATAACCCTAAATCAGCAGTAACACCACCAGGCCCCTCTGTAGGTGTCGGTTTGTCTGTCAATGTAATTAAATCGATAGCAATATCGCCTCTTATATTTAAACCTGTGTCACCTCTTAACCTTATTCTAACTGTTTGTCCAATGTAACTGCTTAAATCAATGCTTATTGGTGTAAAAGAGGAGTTTCTAGATACATGTGAACGATCAGATTGTGTAAATAAAACATTAGGATATGTAATTCCATTATCAGTACTTAGCTCAACGTTTAAGTTTCCTAGAGTACCAGTTACATTAGAGAACATATGATAGAAAAATGTAAATCTTGGATTGGATGCGCTAGTTAAATCAAAGCATGGACTTATTAATTGAGACGTATCGTTAAGGTTTCCATCAGCTTCAGTATATATGTAATAGTTACCATCTTGAGCGAAGATTGGTCCTGTGTTTGATGTAGGAGTTGGTCCATTTATTCTGCTCCAATCAAAATCATCTTCTAATCCATTTATGTCCTGTACCCAAAGCCCCATACCAGTCTCAAAGCTTTCTTCATATGGGTAAGTTGAAACAGTAGATCCACATACTCCGGGTGTAGTTCCATAACCTTGGATATTGAAATTATAAGGATTTTCATCACTATCATCATTTGAGATAGTAAGTGTCGCTGTTTTTAGGCCATCAGTCGCTGGATTAAATGTAATTTGAAATGTTGTATTTGATTGGGCTGCAATTGGTGAGGTTGGTATGGTAGTTACAGAAAAATCACTAGCATCTGCACCAGATATAGCAATATATGGTGAACCTCCTGTTAAATTTAAATCATTTGTTCCTCCAAAATTGTATATTGTAAAAGTATTTGTAACAGGAGTACCGGTATATGTTGTTCCAAAATCTGTATCATCGGCTGTTGTTGGAGTTGTGTCGCCATCAGGAATTGAAGTACCATTACCTTGAATATCAATTTCTGCAAATGGTGATAGTGCTATAATATTTATTGTATAATCTTCAACTTCACCAAAATTTGGATTGTTACAAGGGTCCGTTACAGTAATATAATCATCCATCATTACTCGCATTCTTGTAGTACCAGTTATTGCACCAATAGGCACGTTAATGATTCCAGTTTGAGGTGTAACTGAATCTGGTCCAGCTTGAAAAACAAGCTCTCCTATATCATCAAAATCAAAATCTTGATTAAAATCTATCCAAACGGCATAACCTTCACTATAAGTTGTACCGGGCCATGTTGGTGTAATTGAGATAGCGTTGGCACTACCTTGAGTTAAGTTGGTTGATATTGCTGTGAAATCTGAGTATCCTGTAGAAGTCGTACCTTGTAAAGAGTTATTATTTATAGTACCTAAAGTTACATTTCCTATATATTCGAAACTATCATTAGAAGCAACAGCAGTACAGTATGTAGGTGTCGTGCCAGTACCTTGAATGCCAAAATTATAAGGGTTTTCATCATTGTCATTATTTCCAATAGATATAGACGCAGTTCTTAAACCTGTTGCACTAGGAGTAAATGTAATTTCAAATGTTGTTGATCCAGATGCTGAGATAGAATTGTTAGGAATTGCTGTAATACTAAAATCAGCGGCATTGGAACCAGAAATTGTTACGTATGGCGAAGCACCAGATAAAGTTAAAGTGGAGTCACCTGTATTTTGAATAGTAAATGTGTTTGTTGCAGAACTCCCCGTATCCACATTACCAAAGTCAGTATCGTCTGCTGTTGATGGTGCAGTATCACCATCTGCAATTGTTGTTCCATTACCTTGAATGTTTATTTCTGGTTCAGGTGTATATCCTGTACCTTGTATATTGAAATTATAGGGGTTTTCATCACTATCGTCATTAGTTATTGATAGTGTAGCTGTTCTTAAGCCATCTGCACTAGGGTCAAAAGTAATTTCAAATGTTGAAGATCCACTTACACTTATTGGAGTAGACGGTATAGTTGTAACAGAAAAATCTGCTGCATTAGTACCAGATATAGTTATATATGGTGAGCTTCCTGTTAGGGTTAGATTACTAATACCAGTATTTTGAATTGTGAATGTATTTGCTTGGGTACCGG
Coding sequences within:
- a CDS encoding LamG-like jellyroll fold domain-containing protein, which produces MSHKTTFYNSILNCLLFIISVSSYSQTTLIQDNFDSGWGNWNSGGSDTFLVNPTPLNSSQGVNLQDNSGNSSAIYTNNISLTSYGSASIEFDYRTKSFWWGLDFFIEYSSDGGANWSEIGRYRNVVNFNNDTNYTETITIDANNYSFTTIGKFRIRCDANNDNNDLFIDNVTIIGYPPSPEINLQSNSLDIVDGDTEPYNIDNTDYGSAALGTTMTRTFTIENNGTAALNISSITLSNTTDYSITGTTYSSPVSILGSTTFSIRFNSLTVGQTTTNVIINNDDSDENPYNFLISAKATVSFFDSDGDGVLDNRDIDDDNDGIKDSVEELACKNSNISLTTNYKFLNETFGTGNRAEINTTYDAVTTYCYEDGTASCPTFGGIDLNDGEYTVYYKSADGDGINDTPNEEVASWADQYWYIGDDHTSGDTDGRMAMFNAAYEPGIFYTASITGALPNIPVTYSFWVINLDTSDAPGIATRLRPNILVEFRDVDDNILASITTGDIAPTTAEKTTGDWYNFTADLIFPVSEFNVYFYNNQTGGAGNDLAIDDIDITQTLCDTDSDGVADVFDLDSDNDGIPDIVEAGFGSVSNGKGKIDTFYDSNGNGMHDAFEGLTILDSDDDGTPNFIDLDSDNDTIFDVDESGAGNTADSNYENGDGDIDGDGVGDGLDTDAVREKDFNSDGNSEYFTDGILDIFDYFNGSTIATAYGNSNQGNEYTYFLLDSDNDGKPDYIDIYNNSNSTYDISNTLYANLDTNNDGKIDDTNDVDRDGILDLFDTDESVFGSPRNIDHKLQLFFDGRNDYVQDVSISSGWSEISLMGWIKIDPSASGTKVLFGQENFYLRLNNSNQLYLFASGTTLTNSASLATNQWIHIAATYSASDGSIVLYINGEEIVEKSKTGALNTENSLFTISRSANNSEYFFKGYIDEVRLFDKALTEDELQKIVYQEIENNGNIKGSIIPRDISTLSWSNLIRYYRLDGFKGDITDDLTTPTVDIDSGAKLYNIKTITYQSAPMPFISQQGNTDLAIAISKTEDGVNGNDAVNYDWSIVHVQHDDITFNNTQRHLGLFIDEEDSSSNPIEYHITDDSELNISWYLKLDGFIDLEGESQLIQGDDSMLDPTSKGKIERDQQGTSDTYTYNYWSSPVGITNNSSNNNDYSLRSVLMDGTNPENPQSINFVSGYDGTNSSPIGIAKYWIWKFDNYQNDDYASWQHVQSIGTLSAGEGYTMKGPGTGAILDNQNYTFVGKPNNGDIELTLSAGNSYLVGNPYPSAIDAQQFIIDNGGILNYDPNVTDPESPADTTPLISGTLYFWEHWGGGSHILSEYQGGYAIYNFSGAVAAPSYGTNDPDVATGGSPTKLPGRYIPVGQGFFVIGDNTGTLKFSNNQRIFVKEGSSNSVFTRSTQTNNTLDVTQDDIRMKFRLGFNSVGTIHRQILLTIDEQYATSSIDRGFDAIIFDDLIDDMYWMIEGEKFSIQGYGSIDENTVIPIGLHTAQNGINEIIIDDLENIPDDLSIYLHDNVLDIYHNLRQSSYQIDLNAGNYLNRFAMTFKVPETLSNNEIGIEDLKFFHAVNRNNVVILNPKSIELKELQLFNINGQSIYSNKKMRSNTYDEYNMPKLSTGIYIIKLLTVKGEISKKIIIK
- a CDS encoding choice-of-anchor D domain-containing protein, with the translated sequence MKFFTLSAWRYTLMLCVILFSLFSYSQVTVASYDFETGFQGWTDGGSDVALLNNASWACNGSYSIYTKDDDTSQNRITSPTLDLSSYINIDFSFCLKTYNLENGEGFNLQYTDDGSTWTTVKTFTKGTDFTGNGTGDSTSLSETLSGGTYTFTVNSRFRLSGTCNRNNEYNIIDDILIEGYLASGPEINIQGNGTTITDGDTTPSVTDDTDYGSVNTVSSLAHTFTIQNPGSTTLTLTGASPFVTISGTHAADFSVTSTPNNSIASSGSTTFEITFTPSATGLRTASISIGNNDSDENPYNFDIEGTGVTPTYCASSGNTSFDTGITNVTFESINNSDGSPKDNGYEDFTATDIATVTQGGTEYLDVRVDTDGAWDVYTNVWIDWNQDYDFDDAGESYDLGDANNVSNGLTSNSTLTINIPLGATLGTTRMRVSARYNSYSGSCDTGFDGEVEDYGIIVNSSSGPEINIQGNGNTIIDGDTTPVTSDDTDFGNIITASGTQANTFTIQNTGISNLTLTGSSPYITISGTNAADFSVTTIPSTPISVSGSSTFEITFDPSADGLRTATLSITNDDSDENPYNFNIQGTGYTPEPEINIQGNGTTIADGDTAPSTADDTDFGNVDTGSSATNTFTIQNTGDSTLTLSGASPYVTISGSNAADFSITAIPNNSISASGSTTFEITFTPSATGLRTASISIGNNDNDENPYNFGIQGTGTTPTYCTAVASNDSFEYIGNVTLGTINNNSLQGTTSTGYSDFTAISTNLTQGSANAISITPTWPGTTYSEGYAVWIDFNQDFDFDDIGELVFQAGPDSVTPQTGIINVPIGAITGTTRMRVMMDDYITVTDPCNNPNFGEVEDYTINIIALSPFAEIDIQGNGTSIPDGDTTPTTADDTDFGTTYTGTPVTNTFTIYNFGGTNDLNLTGGSPYIAISGADASDFSVTTIPTSPIAAQSNTTFQITFNPATDGLKTATLTISNDDSDENPYNFNIQGYGTTPGVCGSTVSTYPYEESFETGMGLWVQDINGLEDDFDWSRINGPTPTSNTGPIFAQDGNYYIYTEADGNLNDTSQLISPCFDLTSASNPRFTFFYHMFSNVTGTLGNLNVELSTDNGITYPNVLFTQSDRSHVSRNSSFTPISIDLSSYIGQTVRIRLRGDTGLNIRGDIAIDLITLTDKPTPTEGPGGVTADLGLWLKADDGLSNTNGQNVTSWTDQGLGSDARVQVPAQAPTYYDNVTENVNFNPVIQFENNYTTFRSDFDYSHDNTSGEFLSGDYGFYTQEIFLVLIPDDTPFTSTFGYMDAFCGDSKIQIPEALDLTGVGFGYFGGRLNGEIISYAHGIHDPNIPQYGYAVAEAGTGSSYDNLGIVNTRNNSSNTQQELYYNANNIETAQNDLTAYINTSDTRWWLGRTEAWEASLNARVAEVITYSARKNDANLTQERNRIQSYLGVKYGITLGVNGTSQDYVDSDGTIIWNQSDNSGYNYDIAGIGRDDASELNQKQSRSINNATDGTGRIQGILTMGLTDIYDTNNINKSTNPTTLGDKEFLMWGSNGSDLDLAATTITVNMSSGVAPALTTEVSFTAMQRVWKVVENGGDISSAKIRLQENAIRNLTPPGNFYMFISTTGVFDTNSDYRLMTSDGNGNLETDYDFDGTKYITFGYAPQVIAERSIYFDGSVDYIDIEDKLDLEPTGFTISAWVKRDAADTGEVSILSKRDAAFTRGFDFTMTDSNELRIFWRNGSDQSLTSNTRIPNDVWHHVAAIYDGSTVSLYIDGVLDNTDSKTAPIATDEYFYIGAAGKNTPVQHFMGNIDEVRIWNTALREDELRFVMNQEIEDNSGQVMGKELPTTLTKNDIGAIPWTDLAGYYPMTVYSYTNTEDASGNGNQGALRNLNTVARQTAPLPFESTQNGDWDSNSTWVNGNEQYIPGSKSIVDSNLTVDWNIIKTSHNITLDNSSLPSANADNRKVLAMYIDANELTVTGDTGSNIGNGITVSHYMQLTGKIDLEGESQLIQEEDSDLDVLGNGVLERDQQGTADTYTYNYWSAPVGETDIAKNDYRYTVQDIMYDGTNSINFVNSGYDGTATNPIGIADYWIWKYANQPNDDYSAWQHVRRTGNINAGEGFTMKGPGTGSILTDQNYVYLGKPNNGDISLTINAGNDYLVGNPYASAIDADQFITDNGPELDYDPAVDLTPTISGSLYFWEHWGGGSHYLTDYQGGYATYNFSGAVGAPSYGTNDPDVATGGTPTKLPGRYIPVGQGFFVVGENTGTIKFNNGQRTFQKEGSTSSVFVRDGDAAQNNFNAVDIDYRMKFRIGFNSVNTIHRQLLLTIDSKASLGVDWAYDAKTNDDLIDDMYWMINDEAYVIQASNIAEESSIYPLGVKTNTDGINTITIDDLENVPNDLEIYVHDIELDLYHNLRLSDYEVYLNAGQYEERFEITFDANYNSLGIDDNSISNIDILYSNDIEKIILINPNLIDVKSIELFNILGQSVYTIKDISESGYSEYEVKNLSTGTYIIKLYTGSGSVATKKVLVK